A window of the Phaseolus vulgaris cultivar G19833 chromosome 5, P. vulgaris v2.0, whole genome shotgun sequence genome harbors these coding sequences:
- the LOC137834904 gene encoding uncharacterized protein isoform X3: protein MPLDPAAATTTASRPVSPLPQPHHHYSPHQQTLPIRAPANPLSAKPHEPHFAYPFAPKGVRGHPAVDHGVAGGAFAPPAMVYGVNRGMHLDYLSHALHVTRPLPHVPFGHVGNAAATPTASPPVKKAASRSAVSDINGGKDSSTREKIREDTYIVVRDRKVRITEDASLYALCRSWLRNGVNEESQPQQKDVIKALPKPLPAYMVAGYISNKKEDEKIEDEPEEIKGRTVTPYHKVQK, encoded by the exons ATGCCTCTCGATCCCGCCGCTGCTACAACCACTGCATCGCGGCCTGTGTCGCCTCTCCCTCAGCCGCACCACCATTACTCTCCGCATCAACAAACCCTTCCAATTCGCGCTCCAGCGAACCCTCTCTCGGCCAAACCCCACGAACCGCACTTTGCCTACCCGTTCGCGCCCAAAGGCGTCAGAGGCCACCCCGCCGTTGACCACGGGGTCGCCGGTGGCGCGTTCGCGCCTCCGGCTATGGTGTACGGCGTGAATCGCGGCATGCACTTGGATTACCTCAGTCATGCCTTGCACGTGACCAGGCCACTGCCTCACGTGCCGTTCGGGCACGTGGGTAACGCTGCTGCCACACCCACTGCATCGCCTCCCGTTAAAAAG GCGGCGTCTCGGTCTGCGGTTTCTGATATCAATGGCGGTAAAGATTCGAGTACCAg GGAAAAAATCAGAGAGGATACCTACATTGTTGTTAGAGATCGAAAA gTAAGAATAACAGAGGATGCTTCTCTATATGCACTTTGTAGATCATGGTTGCGAAATGGTGTAAATGAAGAAAGCCAG CCGCAACAAAAAGATGTAATTAAGGCACTTCCTAAACCATTGCCTGCATATATGGTGGCTGGTTATATATCAAAcaagaaagaagatgaaaaaattGAAGATGAGCCGGAAGAG ATTAAGGGAAGAACGGTTACACCGTATCACAAAGTACAGAAGTAG
- the LOC137834904 gene encoding uncharacterized protein isoform X2, with protein sequence MPLDPAAATTTASRPVSPLPQPHHHYSPHQQTLPIRAPANPLSAKPHEPHFAYPFAPKGVRGHPAVDHGVAGGAFAPPAMVYGVNRGMHLDYLSHALHVTRPLPHVPFGHVGNAAATPTASPPVKKAASRSAVSDINGGKDSSTREKIREDTYIVVRDRKVRITEDASLYALCRSWLRNGVNEESQPQQKDVIKALPKPLPAYMVAGYISNKKEDEKIEDEPEENEQSVENLLPQDLLKRHIKRAKKVKLRTLED encoded by the exons ATGCCTCTCGATCCCGCCGCTGCTACAACCACTGCATCGCGGCCTGTGTCGCCTCTCCCTCAGCCGCACCACCATTACTCTCCGCATCAACAAACCCTTCCAATTCGCGCTCCAGCGAACCCTCTCTCGGCCAAACCCCACGAACCGCACTTTGCCTACCCGTTCGCGCCCAAAGGCGTCAGAGGCCACCCCGCCGTTGACCACGGGGTCGCCGGTGGCGCGTTCGCGCCTCCGGCTATGGTGTACGGCGTGAATCGCGGCATGCACTTGGATTACCTCAGTCATGCCTTGCACGTGACCAGGCCACTGCCTCACGTGCCGTTCGGGCACGTGGGTAACGCTGCTGCCACACCCACTGCATCGCCTCCCGTTAAAAAG GCGGCGTCTCGGTCTGCGGTTTCTGATATCAATGGCGGTAAAGATTCGAGTACCAg GGAAAAAATCAGAGAGGATACCTACATTGTTGTTAGAGATCGAAAA gTAAGAATAACAGAGGATGCTTCTCTATATGCACTTTGTAGATCATGGTTGCGAAATGGTGTAAATGAAGAAAGCCAG CCGCAACAAAAAGATGTAATTAAGGCACTTCCTAAACCATTGCCTGCATATATGGTGGCTGGTTATATATCAAAcaagaaagaagatgaaaaaattGAAGATGAGCCGGAAGAG AATGAACAATCTGTTGAGAACTTGTTACCACAAGATTTATTAAAGAGACATATTAAACGGGCCAAAAAGGTTAAATTGCG AACATTGGAAGACTAA
- the LOC137834904 gene encoding uncharacterized protein isoform X1, giving the protein MPLDPAAATTTASRPVSPLPQPHHHYSPHQQTLPIRAPANPLSAKPHEPHFAYPFAPKGVRGHPAVDHGVAGGAFAPPAMVYGVNRGMHLDYLSHALHVTRPLPHVPFGHVGNAAATPTASPPVKKAASRSAVSDINGGKDSSTREKIREDTYIVVRDRKVRITEDASLYALCRSWLRNGVNEESQPQQKDVIKALPKPLPAYMVAGYISNKKEDEKIEDEPEENEQSVENLLPQDLLKRHIKRAKKVKLRLREERLHRITKYRSRLRLLLPATEQCRNDPAAGN; this is encoded by the exons ATGCCTCTCGATCCCGCCGCTGCTACAACCACTGCATCGCGGCCTGTGTCGCCTCTCCCTCAGCCGCACCACCATTACTCTCCGCATCAACAAACCCTTCCAATTCGCGCTCCAGCGAACCCTCTCTCGGCCAAACCCCACGAACCGCACTTTGCCTACCCGTTCGCGCCCAAAGGCGTCAGAGGCCACCCCGCCGTTGACCACGGGGTCGCCGGTGGCGCGTTCGCGCCTCCGGCTATGGTGTACGGCGTGAATCGCGGCATGCACTTGGATTACCTCAGTCATGCCTTGCACGTGACCAGGCCACTGCCTCACGTGCCGTTCGGGCACGTGGGTAACGCTGCTGCCACACCCACTGCATCGCCTCCCGTTAAAAAG GCGGCGTCTCGGTCTGCGGTTTCTGATATCAATGGCGGTAAAGATTCGAGTACCAg GGAAAAAATCAGAGAGGATACCTACATTGTTGTTAGAGATCGAAAA gTAAGAATAACAGAGGATGCTTCTCTATATGCACTTTGTAGATCATGGTTGCGAAATGGTGTAAATGAAGAAAGCCAG CCGCAACAAAAAGATGTAATTAAGGCACTTCCTAAACCATTGCCTGCATATATGGTGGCTGGTTATATATCAAAcaagaaagaagatgaaaaaattGAAGATGAGCCGGAAGAG AATGAACAATCTGTTGAGAACTTGTTACCACAAGATTTATTAAAGAGACATATTAAACGGGCCAAAAAGGTTAAATTGCG ATTAAGGGAAGAACGGTTACACCGTATCACAAAGTACAGAAGTAGGCTTAGGCTTTTGCTTCCTGCCACTGAACAGTGTAGAAATGACCCGGCTGCTGGGAACTGA
- the LOC137834903 gene encoding protein FLX-like 1 gives MSGRNRGQPLPPPHAVGLSPPIHDHPLFGARAHHHLVGSIVPPHPHPALLEDLRDSQLGLGPRGPIQLHPAAIIEERLAAQHQDIQALLGDNQRLAATHVALKQELEVAQHELQRVAHFRDSLRADTEARMRELYDKSAQLEAELRGTEAARAELLQVHADIKEHTAVRQDLSGQVQAMTQDLAHMTADAKRLPALRADVEAMKQELQCARAAIEYEKKGFAENYEHGQVMEKKLVAMAREMEKLRAEIANAEKRARAAAAAGNPGSGYNANYGNADAGYVGNPYPGIYGMNPVQSGGENFSQYGPGPAAWGAYDMQRAQGHR, from the exons ATGTCGGGCAGAAACCGCGGGCAACCCCTTCCTCCTCCGCATGCGGTGGGGCTATCGCCGCCGATTCACGATCACCCGTTGTTCGGCGCGCGAGCCCATCACCATCTAGTGGGATCCATTGTCCCGCCCCATCCCCACCCCGCGCTTCTGGAAGACCTCCGGGACTCGCAGCTAGGGCTTGGCCCGCGCGGGCCCATCCAGCTGCACCCAGCGGCGATCATCGAGGAGCGTCTCGCGGCCCAGCACCAGGACATTCAGGCCCTTCTGGGCGACAACCAGAGGCTCGCCGCCACCCACGTGGCCCTCAAGCAGGAGTTAGAGGTAGCGCAGCACGAGCTCCAGCGCGTGGCGCATTTCCGTGACTCGCTCCGGGCAGATACCGAGGCCCGCATGAGGGAGCTCTATGACAAGTCGGCCCAGCTGGAGGCCGAGCTCCGCGGCACCGAGGCCGCCCGGGCCGAGCTCCTCCAGGTCCACGCTGACATCAAGGAGCACACAGCCGTCCGTCAGGACCTGTCCGGACAGGTGCAGGCCATGACACAGGACTTGGCCCACATGACCGCCGATGCCAAACGGCTGCCGGCGCTCAGGGCCGATGTGGAGGCCATGAAACAGGAGTTGCAATGTGCAAG GGCTGCCATTGAGTATGAGAAGAAGGGATTCGCAGAAAACTATGAGCATGGTCAAGTGATGGAGAAGAAGTTAGTTGCCATGGCTCGAGAGATGGAGAAGCTTCGTGCAGAAATTGCAAATGCAGAGAAAAGAGCACGGGCTGCTGCCGCAGCTGGGAATCCAG GTTCAGGGTATAATGCAAATTATGGCAATGCTGATGCTGGATATGTCGGAAACCCTTACCCTGGAATTTATGGCATGAACCCA GTACAGTCTGGAGGTGAGAATTTTTCTCAGTATGGACCAGGGCCTGCTGCTTGGGGTGCATATGACATGCAGCGAGCACAAGGACACAGATAG
- the LOC137836218 gene encoding polygalacturonase-like: MCAKYLFMLCLLAYSAEAQTKIFNVKDYGASADGSTDNSVAFVKAWSDACKWKGDTNVVIPEGTYMLRSVIFNGPCNGAITFQINGVLKAPVDPALLADQKWINFRYVDKLTVNGGGTLDGQGTATRQKCLNNSCQILFTSMDLDFITNGRIENLHSFDSKGGHFIVFGSANMTFTKLSLISPANNRNTDGIKISHTNGINITSVTIATGDDCVAMISGAKNVRITDVFCGPGHGISVGSLGGGNPLELPVEDIVVMNCTFNGSSNGVQIKTWPFPLKTPLKVSNFTYEDIVMINVQNPIFINQQYCPEHNCDLSKSSSVQISNVSYKNIRGSSATDVAVNFNCSKEVPCQDVTVEDIDLMSSGGKGRQKLSNFCFNVKGSSFGKQIPPSCVASNRFVSAPLPN, translated from the exons atgtgtGCAAAGTATTTGTTTATGTTATGTTTGTTAGCATATTCTGCAGAAGCACAAACCAAGATTTTCAATGTGAAAGACTATGGAGCAAGTGCAGATGGCAGCACTGATAACAGTGTG GCATTTGTGAAAGCATGGAGTGATGCATGCAAGTGGAAAGGAGATACAAATGTTGTGATCCCAGAAGGAACTTACATGCTGAGATCTGTGATATTTAATGGTCCTTGCAATGGTGCAATAACCTTCCAAATCAATGGTGTTCTCAAGGCTCCAGTGGATCCAGCTTTGCTTGCTGATCAAAAATGGATAAATTTCAGATATGTTGACAAGCTCACTGTCAATGGAGGTGGCACTTTGGATGGTCAAGGAACTGCCACTCGCCAAAAATGTCTAAACAATTCCTGTCAAATTCTTTTTACG AGTATGGATCTTGACTTCATCACCAACGGACGCATTGAAAACCTGCATTCTTTTGATAGCAAAGGTGGTCACTTCATAGTGTTCGGAAGTGCGAACATGACCTTCACAAAGCTGTCCTTAATAAGCCCTGCCAACAACAGAAACACAGATGGAATCAAAATATCTCACACAAATGGAATAAACATCACAAGTGTCACAATTGCCACTGGAGATGACTGTGTTGCTATGATCTCTGGCGCCAAGAACGTTCGAATCACAGATGTTTTCTGTGGTCCTGGTCATGGAATCAGTGTGGGAAGCCTCGGTGGTGGGAACCCTTTGGAATTACCTGTGGAAGATATAGTTGTCATGAACTGCACCTTCAATGGCTCTAGCAATGGTGTCCAAATCAAAACATGGCCCTTTCCATTGAAGACACCCTTGAAGGTTTCAAATTTCACCTATGAAGACATTGTCATGATCAATGTGCAAAATCCCATTTTCATTAATCAACAATATTGTCCGGAACATAATTGCGACTTGTCG AAGTCTTCCAGCGTGCAAATCAGCAATGTTTCGTACAAGAATATCAGAGGAAGCAGTGCTACTGATGTTGCAGTGAATTTTAATTGCAGTAAGGAAGTGCCATGTCAAGATGTAACTGTGGAAGACATTGATTTGATGAGTTCTGGTGGGAAGGGAAGACAAAAACTaagtaatttttgttttaatgtgAAGGGTTCTTCTTTTGGCAAACAAATTCCACCATCTTGTGTTGCTAGTAATAGGTTTGTTTCAGCACCTCTTCCAAACTAG